The Saccopteryx leptura isolate mSacLep1 chromosome 2, mSacLep1_pri_phased_curated, whole genome shotgun sequence genome has a window encoding:
- the LOC136392924 gene encoding olfactory receptor 1L8-like, producing MERINQTSSVSEFILLGLSSRPEYQKPLFTLFLMIYFVTIIGNLLIILAIHSDPQLQTPMYFFLSFLSFTDIGFTTTIVPRMLVNFLSGKTISYAGCLTQMYFIYALGNTDSFLLAVMAFDRYVAICDPFHYVTIVSHHRCVLLVAFSCLLTHLHSLLHTLLLNHLTFCDSNVIHHFLCDLSPLMKLSCSSTFVNELVLMTEGPIVLVTPFLFIMFSYVRILVTVLKIPSAAGKRKAFSTCGSHLTVVTLFYGSIFYVYLQPLSTYTARDYMATIVYTVLTSMLNPFIYSLRNRDLKQGLRRLLGKRTAQAAPS from the coding sequence ATGGAAAGAATCAACCAAACCAGCAGTGTCTCTGAGTTCATCCTCCTGGGACTGTCTTCCCGGCCTGAGTACCAGAAGCCACTCTTTACTTTATTCCTCATGATATACTTCGTCACTATAATAGGGAACCTACTCATCATTTTGGCCATCCACTCGGACCCCCAACTCCAGACCCCcatgtatttcttcttgagtttCCTATCTTTCACTGACATTGGCTTCACAACAACCATCGTCCCCAGGATGTTAGTTAACTTCCTGTCAGGGAAGACCATTTCCTATGCAGGCTGCCTGACCcagatgtattttatttatgctttgggcAACACTGACAGCTTCCTCCTAGCAGTCATGGCCTTTGACCGCTACGTGGCCATCTGTGACCCCTTCCACTATGTCACCATCGTGAGCCATCACCGCTGTGTCCTGCTGGTGGCCTTTTCCTGCTTACTTACTCACCTCCACTCTCTCCTACACACACTTCTGCTGAACCACTTGACCTTCTGTGACTCCAACGTTATCCATCACTTTCTTTGTGACCTGAGCCCTCTGATGAAGTTGTCCTGCTCCTCCACATTTGTCAATGAACTTGTGTTAATGACCGAAGGACCTATTGTTTTGGTGACCCCCTTTCTATTCATTATGTTCTCTTATGTACGAATCCTCGTCACAGTTCTCAAAATCCCCTCAGCTGCTGGGAAACGCAAGGCTTTCTCCACGTGTGGTTCTCACCTCACCGTGGTGACACTCTTCTACGGGAGCATCTTCTATGTCTATTTACAGCCCCTCTCCACCTACACCGCCCGGGACTACATGGCAACCATTGTCTACACGGTACTGACCTCCATGCTGAACCCCTTCATCTACAGCCTGAGGAACAGAGACCTGAAACAGGGCCTGCGGAGGCTGCTGGGCAAGAGGACAGCCCAGGCAGCACCCTCTTGA